From Fundidesulfovibrio terrae, a single genomic window includes:
- a CDS encoding protein-tyrosine phosphatase family protein, with protein sequence MPDRQPSLVWVTDQLAVGAAPLSYRQLAELHDQGVTAILNLCGEFCDLHEIERDHGFEVRHLPIPDEEAPNMAALEEALAWLDEAVYLGKKIFIHCRHGIGRTGTVLNAYLLRRGLGHKAAARLLAKLRSKPANFCQWRAVRRYGKTSGKLTIREPRLEFARSTDLKPFLKDYENLVAETEAAVAASAPGVTRCGLEHQQCCHRPVRLTLIEAVALAAVVNKELSSERRREIMDRATQASSLERRGSLEQGPRGAEAEGNLSGVACACPLLEAGRCLLFYSRPLRCRTHGMNADAAEHLWRTLAPVLDQLSSQVFLALSGAFLPESPLSFSIPEVVSGRYAQRFFHQLRKSVQKTK encoded by the coding sequence ATGCCTGACCGGCAGCCATCCCTGGTCTGGGTCACGGATCAGCTGGCCGTTGGAGCAGCCCCGCTCTCCTACCGCCAGCTGGCCGAGCTGCATGACCAGGGTGTCACGGCCATCCTCAATCTTTGCGGGGAGTTTTGCGATCTTCACGAGATCGAGCGGGACCACGGTTTCGAAGTCCGCCACCTCCCCATCCCTGACGAAGAGGCCCCGAACATGGCCGCCCTGGAAGAGGCCCTGGCCTGGCTGGACGAGGCCGTATACCTCGGTAAGAAGATATTCATCCATTGCCGCCACGGCATCGGCCGCACCGGCACCGTGCTCAATGCCTACCTTTTGCGCCGGGGGCTGGGGCACAAGGCGGCGGCCAGGCTACTGGCCAAGCTGCGCAGCAAGCCCGCCAATTTCTGCCAGTGGCGGGCCGTCAGGCGCTACGGCAAGACCTCCGGCAAGCTGACCATCCGCGAACCCCGGCTGGAGTTCGCTCGCTCTACGGATCTGAAACCGTTCCTCAAGGACTATGAGAATCTGGTCGCCGAGACGGAGGCCGCTGTCGCCGCCTCCGCCCCCGGCGTGACGCGGTGCGGCCTGGAGCACCAACAATGCTGCCATCGTCCCGTGCGGCTGACGCTCATCGAGGCCGTGGCCCTGGCCGCCGTGGTCAACAAGGAACTCTCCAGTGAAAGGCGCCGGGAGATCATGGACCGCGCCACCCAAGCCTCGAGCCTGGAACGACGGGGCAGCCTAGAGCAGGGGCCACGTGGCGCGGAGGCGGAGGGCAACCTGTCCGGCGTGGCCTGTGCCTGCCCCCTGCTGGAGGCCGGGCGCTGCCTGCTCTTCTACTCGCGGCCGCTGCGGTGCCGCACCCATGGGATGAACGCCGACGCAGCCGAGCATCTCTGGCGGACCCTCGCGCCGGTCTTGGACCAGCTCTCGAGCCAGGTTTTCCTGGCCCTCTCCGGGGCATTCCTGCCGGAATCTCCGCTGTCCTTCAGCATACCGGAGGTGGTTTCGGGGCGCTACGCGCAGCGATTCTTCCACCAGCTCCGAAAGTCCGTCCAAAAAACCAAATAG
- a CDS encoding PEP/pyruvate-binding domain-containing protein — protein sequence MLNRELLKHWTYQVFAPGTLLRVRYEAFRELLALDETCLERIAELEDIHYGRRAVDWTRVVFLVQELEGLGRGLVAALTSLTPTKGVSLLEYFRKISFYLKLAVDIPPPDASPPFTLLLDRREADVARLGGKAANLARAMNLPELPVPQGFVITPGAFHYFLESNNLRAPLDEHLRRLDLNDPEGMEAGSMALQALIQEAEIPAAVLEEIRQAQAGLPDPDAPLAVRSSAVAEDAANSFAGQYDSFLNVPPADLADSWRRVIIGKYSPRALTYRILTGLSDMETPMAVLVMPMVDAAYAGVCYTRDTDRSASLCGMTALYAVPGLGENLVSGRVSPGVFCVDAEGSPALPPEILQRPPGFAGLPDETVRRLARLARQLEKFFGCPQDVEWAVDRGGKAWILQSRPMQRGRTAPAAFLPEQLPKALLTGGLSVSPGAASGPVVHARTEAAIREAPSGAILVTEAMPPSLVQAMGRVAGVISRRGSRASHFASVAREFGLPVIVGGATVFDDLTEGDVVTLDAAHGQVFPGRLEAVLEAARPPRKSLAAAAQARLEKLLPHVASLGLTDPRSPDFRPEGCRSVHDVVRYAHETAVQEMFSLVGKSARGMARAKKLKTKLPLTMYVLDLGQGLFPAARDKAEILPDDITSTPMWALWWGLSSAPTSSLPMADWEALDRHSAGVMLDDRLLGSFAVIDGAYAHLMLRFGYHFCVVDALCEQNGEKNHVAIRFKGGGGQYHQRLLRLEFLRLVLEDQGFRVTIMGDLFEGMLTGLDCNTLRRRLVVLGRLLMDTRLMDIRIETPEQARDQARRFLDAVLEREA from the coding sequence GTGCTGAACCGGGAACTGCTCAAGCACTGGACCTATCAGGTCTTCGCCCCGGGGACGCTGCTCAGGGTCCGATACGAGGCATTCCGCGAACTGCTGGCCCTGGACGAGACCTGCCTGGAACGCATCGCCGAACTGGAGGACATCCACTACGGCCGCCGTGCCGTGGACTGGACGCGGGTAGTCTTTCTGGTCCAGGAGCTCGAGGGCCTTGGGCGGGGCCTCGTGGCCGCCCTGACCAGCCTCACGCCCACCAAGGGTGTGTCCCTGCTGGAATATTTCCGGAAAATCTCCTTCTACCTGAAGCTGGCGGTGGACATCCCTCCGCCTGACGCCTCGCCGCCCTTTACGCTGCTCCTGGACCGGCGGGAAGCCGACGTTGCCCGATTGGGCGGCAAGGCCGCCAACCTGGCCCGGGCCATGAACCTCCCGGAGCTGCCCGTGCCGCAGGGCTTCGTGATCACGCCCGGCGCCTTCCATTATTTCCTGGAGTCCAACAACCTGCGCGCACCGCTGGACGAACACCTGCGGCGGCTCGACCTGAACGATCCCGAAGGAATGGAAGCTGGCAGCATGGCTCTCCAGGCGCTGATCCAGGAGGCGGAGATTCCCGCCGCCGTCCTGGAGGAGATACGCCAGGCCCAGGCCGGGCTTCCCGACCCTGACGCCCCCCTGGCCGTGCGTTCTAGCGCCGTGGCCGAGGACGCCGCGAACTCCTTCGCCGGCCAGTACGACAGTTTCCTGAACGTCCCCCCCGCCGATCTGGCCGACTCCTGGCGGCGGGTGATCATAGGCAAATATTCCCCGCGCGCCCTGACCTATCGCATTCTCACCGGCCTCTCGGACATGGAGACGCCCATGGCCGTGCTGGTCATGCCCATGGTGGACGCCGCCTACGCGGGCGTCTGCTACACCCGGGACACCGACCGCTCGGCCAGCCTGTGCGGCATGACGGCCCTCTACGCCGTTCCGGGCCTGGGCGAGAACCTTGTCAGCGGCCGGGTTTCCCCCGGAGTCTTCTGCGTCGACGCCGAGGGTTCTCCGGCCCTGCCGCCTGAGATCCTGCAGCGCCCCCCCGGATTCGCCGGGCTGCCCGACGAGACGGTGCGGCGCCTGGCCCGCCTGGCCCGGCAGTTGGAGAAGTTCTTCGGATGCCCCCAGGACGTGGAATGGGCCGTGGACCGCGGCGGCAAGGCGTGGATTCTCCAATCGCGCCCCATGCAGCGGGGGCGGACCGCGCCTGCTGCCTTCCTGCCGGAACAGCTCCCCAAAGCGCTGCTGACGGGCGGCCTCAGCGTCTCGCCCGGAGCCGCCAGCGGCCCGGTGGTCCATGCCCGCACGGAGGCAGCCATCCGCGAGGCCCCTTCCGGAGCCATCCTGGTCACCGAGGCCATGCCGCCCTCGCTGGTGCAGGCCATGGGGCGGGTAGCCGGGGTGATCAGCCGGCGGGGAAGCCGGGCCTCGCACTTCGCCTCAGTGGCCCGGGAGTTCGGACTCCCGGTCATCGTGGGCGGGGCGACGGTCTTCGACGACCTCACCGAGGGCGATGTCGTCACCCTGGACGCCGCGCACGGCCAGGTCTTCCCTGGTCGATTGGAGGCCGTGCTGGAGGCCGCGCGGCCGCCCCGCAAGTCCCTGGCGGCCGCAGCCCAGGCCCGCCTGGAAAAACTCCTGCCCCATGTGGCCAGCCTTGGCCTCACCGATCCCCGGTCCCCCGACTTCCGGCCGGAGGGCTGCCGTTCGGTGCACGACGTGGTGCGCTACGCCCACGAGACAGCGGTGCAGGAGATGTTCTCCCTGGTGGGCAAATCCGCCCGGGGCATGGCCCGCGCCAAGAAGCTGAAAACCAAGCTGCCCCTGACCATGTACGTGCTGGACCTGGGCCAAGGACTCTTCCCCGCCGCCCGCGACAAGGCCGAGATCCTGCCCGACGACATCACCTCCACCCCCATGTGGGCCCTGTGGTGGGGGCTTTCCAGCGCGCCCACGTCCTCCCTGCCCATGGCCGACTGGGAGGCCCTGGACCGCCACAGCGCCGGGGTCATGCTCGACGACAGGCTCCTGGGCAGTTTCGCTGTCATCGACGGCGCCTACGCCCACCTCATGCTGCGGTTCGGCTACCATTTCTGCGTGGTTGACGCCCTGTGCGAGCAGAATGGGGAGAAAAACCATGTGGCCATACGCTTCAAGGGCGGCGGCGGCCAGTACCATCAACGGCTGCTGCGGCTGGAGTTTCTGCGCCTGGTGCTGGAGGACCAGGGTTTTCGGGTCACGATCATGGGCGACCTTTTCGAGGGCATGTTGACCGGCCTGGACTGCAACACCCTGCGGCGGCGGCTCGTGGTGCTGGGGCGCCTGCTGATGGACACGAGGCTGATGGATATCCGGATCGAAACCCCGGAGCAGGCCCGGGACCAGGCCAGACGGTTCCTGGACGCCGTCCTGGAGCGGGAGGCGTAA
- a CDS encoding response regulator, giving the protein MANIMVLDDVADAGTLIKRILERKGHAVTSFTEEEQALAHAAKQRPDLAILDIKLKKMTGVEVLDELKKIDAGIRVIMLTGYPTLETARESVRLGADEYCVKPIDKDELETKVAEVLAR; this is encoded by the coding sequence ATGGCGAACATCATGGTTCTCGACGACGTGGCCGACGCTGGCACCCTCATCAAGCGCATCCTGGAACGCAAGGGCCACGCGGTGACGAGCTTCACCGAGGAGGAGCAGGCCCTGGCGCATGCGGCCAAACAACGCCCCGACCTGGCCATCCTGGACATCAAGCTCAAGAAGATGACCGGGGTGGAGGTGCTGGACGAACTCAAGAAGATCGACGCCGGCATCAGGGTGATCATGCTCACCGGCTACCCCACCCTGGAGACGGCCCGCGAGAGCGTTCGTCTGGGCGCGGACGAATACTGCGTCAAGCCGATCGACAAGGACGAACTGGAAACCAAAGTGGCGGAAGTGCTCGCCAGGTAG
- a CDS encoding ATP-binding protein yields MKRLAWLPPLNPTRRLSFATKLGLGISAIVLFVSVAMTATFYEMASRSLTGEAKKWGRVLCENLALRSRDALLAQDLLRIKNHLDELKSAGNDVVYAFVMDDEGHVLAHTFPGGFPVDLPAANPLGPKNDLRIQLIDTGSMLVYDFAAPVVVADNRLGVVRVGLAKSGVVEDVVSALIDPVVNVSFLTMILAVVLATVYARRVTRRINFLREHAASVVAGYLDPPDSAPDVPPQPSLESSGDEIQQLSETFNVMTHTLRLHLDELHAAQRELTRQKELMRTILDSTPDYVALQDRDHRYMAVNKALAEDLGHPEAAIVGRLDEAFLPEAEALRNREALDRILSTGLREEEEIQVRRDGALHWLHVVRVPVKDERDEVVAVVRSAHDVTQLKSYQDQLIQAQKMESLGKLAGGVAHEINTPLGVILGYAQLLQEDVPPGSSLHADLEIIEKQAKVCRKIVADLLGFSRQADCAKMEMCFNNSILEAVTLVRHTFRLDHVEILTRLDEHHPIIYGDPEKLKQVWINLLNNARDAMPRGGVIRVSSRLERDRGVVLVTFSDSGEGIPAENLPRIFDPFFSTKGVGEGTGLGLAVSFGIIKDHGGAIAVSSPVPGDEGDEGRDADAAGPGSQFVVELPLDHSDKAYPEGPALLS; encoded by the coding sequence ATGAAGCGTCTGGCTTGGCTTCCTCCGCTCAATCCGACCCGCCGCCTGTCCTTTGCCACCAAGTTGGGCCTGGGCATCAGCGCCATCGTGCTCTTCGTCTCCGTGGCCATGACGGCCACCTTCTACGAAATGGCCTCGCGCTCCCTCACAGGCGAAGCCAAGAAATGGGGGCGCGTGCTCTGCGAAAACCTGGCCCTGCGCAGCCGCGACGCCCTGCTGGCCCAGGACCTGTTGCGCATCAAGAACCATCTGGACGAGCTCAAAAGCGCCGGCAACGACGTGGTCTACGCCTTCGTCATGGACGACGAGGGTCACGTGTTGGCCCACACCTTCCCTGGCGGGTTCCCGGTGGATCTCCCCGCGGCCAACCCTCTGGGCCCCAAGAACGATCTTCGCATCCAGCTCATCGATACCGGCTCCATGCTGGTTTACGATTTCGCTGCTCCGGTGGTGGTGGCCGACAACCGCCTGGGCGTGGTCCGGGTGGGGCTGGCCAAGTCCGGGGTGGTGGAGGACGTCGTCAGCGCCCTCATCGACCCTGTGGTCAACGTCTCCTTCCTGACCATGATCCTGGCGGTGGTCCTGGCTACGGTGTACGCCCGGCGGGTCACCCGGCGCATCAACTTCCTGCGGGAGCACGCCGCCTCGGTGGTGGCCGGCTATCTCGACCCGCCGGACAGCGCGCCCGACGTCCCGCCGCAGCCTTCCCTGGAGAGCTCCGGGGACGAAATCCAGCAGTTGAGCGAAACTTTCAATGTCATGACCCATACCCTGCGGCTGCACCTGGACGAACTGCACGCCGCCCAACGCGAGCTCACCCGGCAAAAAGAGCTCATGCGCACCATTCTGGACTCCACCCCGGACTATGTGGCCCTGCAGGACCGCGACCACCGCTACATGGCCGTGAACAAGGCGCTTGCGGAAGACCTGGGCCATCCCGAGGCGGCCATCGTGGGCCGCCTCGACGAAGCCTTCCTTCCCGAGGCCGAGGCCCTGCGCAACCGCGAAGCGCTGGACCGCATCCTGAGCACCGGACTGCGCGAGGAAGAGGAGATCCAGGTCCGCCGCGATGGGGCACTCCACTGGCTGCACGTGGTACGCGTCCCGGTCAAGGACGAACGGGACGAGGTGGTGGCAGTGGTCCGCTCGGCCCACGACGTCACCCAGCTCAAGAGTTACCAGGACCAGCTCATCCAGGCCCAGAAGATGGAATCGCTGGGCAAGCTGGCCGGGGGCGTGGCTCACGAGATCAACACCCCGCTGGGAGTCATCCTGGGCTATGCCCAGCTCCTGCAGGAGGACGTGCCGCCGGGCTCCTCCCTGCACGCCGACCTCGAGATCATCGAGAAGCAGGCCAAGGTGTGCCGCAAGATCGTGGCCGACCTGCTGGGCTTTTCCCGCCAGGCCGACTGCGCCAAGATGGAGATGTGCTTCAACAACTCCATCCTGGAGGCGGTGACCCTGGTCCGGCACACCTTCCGGCTGGACCATGTGGAAATCCTGACCCGCCTTGACGAGCACCATCCCATCATCTACGGCGATCCCGAGAAGCTCAAACAGGTCTGGATCAACCTGCTGAACAACGCCCGCGACGCCATGCCCCGGGGCGGCGTCATCCGGGTGTCCTCCCGGCTGGAACGCGATCGCGGAGTGGTGTTGGTCACTTTCTCCGACTCCGGGGAGGGCATCCCCGCGGAAAACCTGCCACGTATCTTCGATCCCTTCTTCAGCACCAAGGGCGTGGGAGAAGGCACCGGTCTTGGCCTGGCGGTCTCTTTCGGCATCATCAAGGACCACGGCGGGGCCATCGCGGTGAGCAGTCCCGTTCCGGGAGACGAGGGGGACGAAGGCCGCGATGCGGACGCTGCGGGACCGGGCTCGCAGTTTGTCGTCGAGCTGCCCCTGGACCATTCCGACAAAGCGTATCCGGAAGGACCGGCCCTGCTGTCCTGA
- a CDS encoding phosphate/phosphite/phosphonate ABC transporter substrate-binding protein: MAVSTPTSVTRSAARCAATLLALACLFLAGCKDQETALKVDFDKRRELSHHVPQEGLTYAYLPQYSHPISYARHHQLVAYLSKATGLPIRQVFPATFDEHIAMVRRGEIDISYVNPFVFLKMASNGAFAFARVIEPSGSPEFRGEIIVRANNPSIKTLQDCRGKRLIAVDPSSAGGFLFPMGLFLDNGVKMSDFSEVTFPPGPGGKQEKVVLAVHAGLSDVGMVRDGTLKLLANRIDISTISVLGASQAYPGWLFVARQGLPPDVVQSISKALLALSMDDPGQAPILEAAHIQAVIPARNEDYDPVRELVARVGADSPQ; the protein is encoded by the coding sequence ATGGCAGTCAGCACGCCTACCTCGGTTACGCGATCGGCCGCTCGTTGCGCCGCGACGCTCCTGGCGCTGGCCTGCCTCTTCCTGGCCGGCTGCAAGGACCAGGAAACGGCCCTCAAGGTGGACTTCGACAAGCGGCGGGAACTTTCGCACCACGTGCCCCAAGAGGGGCTGACGTACGCGTACCTGCCCCAGTATTCCCATCCCATCTCCTACGCCCGGCACCATCAGCTGGTGGCCTACCTGAGCAAGGCTACCGGCCTCCCCATACGGCAGGTCTTCCCGGCCACTTTCGATGAACATATCGCCATGGTGCGGCGCGGTGAGATCGACATCTCCTACGTCAATCCGTTCGTCTTCCTGAAAATGGCCTCCAACGGGGCCTTCGCCTTCGCACGTGTAATCGAACCCAGCGGCTCCCCCGAGTTTCGGGGAGAGATCATCGTTCGGGCGAACAATCCCTCCATCAAGACCCTCCAGGACTGCCGCGGCAAGCGGCTCATTGCCGTGGATCCCTCCTCCGCCGGCGGCTTCCTCTTTCCCATGGGGCTGTTCCTGGACAATGGGGTGAAGATGTCCGACTTCTCTGAAGTCACTTTCCCTCCCGGCCCGGGCGGCAAGCAGGAAAAGGTCGTCCTGGCCGTGCACGCCGGGCTCTCCGACGTGGGCATGGTACGCGATGGGACCCTGAAGCTCCTGGCCAACCGCATCGACATCTCGACCATCTCCGTCCTGGGCGCCTCCCAGGCGTACCCGGGCTGGCTCTTCGTCGCGCGCCAAGGCCTGCCCCCGGATGTGGTCCAGTCCATCTCAAAGGCCTTGCTGGCCCTGTCCATGGACGATCCCGGACAAGCACCCATCCTTGAAGCGGCGCACATTCAGGCCGTGATTCCGGCACGCAATGAAGACTACGACCCCGTGCGCGAACTGGTGGCGCGCGTCGGCGCGGACAGTCCCCAATAA
- a CDS encoding DUF169 domain-containing protein, protein MTTYKEMQEVLMRELRLYHYPIAVKFFYDQAELDHFQNNAPEIVTPAKPMTFCQWEIGARMKGQIVYSGIEGLGCANAKYSFGWKGLDEGEIKGHAKYTRDLAQAERFVTSKSRLKEGLLGIAVAPLGSIDGLYEPDTVHFYCDNMQAYHLAVDYMAATDTHPLRPSITMNSSACGGNVFTLQEQEFNMLPACSGSYNAGKTERGEINVIIPGKKFKAVFDRLQERINAGSSSITRPGDGFPGADICKNCPLIIFKKN, encoded by the coding sequence ATGACGACGTACAAGGAAATGCAGGAAGTGCTGATGCGGGAATTGCGGTTGTACCACTACCCCATCGCCGTCAAATTCTTCTACGATCAGGCGGAATTGGACCATTTCCAGAACAACGCGCCTGAAATCGTCACGCCGGCCAAGCCCATGACGTTTTGCCAGTGGGAAATCGGCGCGCGCATGAAGGGTCAGATCGTCTACTCCGGCATCGAGGGCCTTGGTTGCGCCAACGCCAAGTACAGCTTCGGCTGGAAGGGCCTGGACGAAGGCGAGATCAAGGGCCACGCAAAATACACCCGCGACCTGGCCCAGGCCGAGCGTTTCGTCACATCCAAGTCCCGCCTCAAGGAAGGGCTGCTGGGCATAGCCGTGGCTCCGCTCGGCAGCATCGACGGACTCTACGAGCCCGACACCGTGCATTTCTACTGCGACAACATGCAGGCGTACCACCTGGCCGTGGACTACATGGCCGCCACGGACACCCACCCGTTGCGCCCGAGCATCACCATGAACTCGTCCGCCTGCGGCGGCAACGTCTTCACCCTGCAGGAGCAGGAATTCAACATGCTCCCGGCCTGCTCCGGCAGCTACAACGCGGGCAAGACCGAACGCGGAGAGATCAACGTGATCATCCCCGGCAAGAAATTCAAGGCGGTCTTCGACCGGCTCCAGGAGCGCATCAACGCCGGGAGCAGTTCCATCACCCGGCCCGGCGACGGCTTCCCCGGAGCGGACATCTGCAAGAACTGCCCCCTCATCATCTTCAAGAAAAACTAG
- a CDS encoding NAD(P)H-hydrate dehydratase — protein MIDTLLFSPLLTPAEMNAWDKAAAHMGLATAMLMENASREALHALEDKLGDLRGKTVLCFAGPGNNGGDAVALARHLHDAGAEVTLLLTRPAKNFAGAPGFHLRLAKRAGVAVRQIGRGKTAPGADASGSVQAALPGLGMDAFGGAAPDIVVDGLLGTGLAGEPRPEYAALIDMVNRLGERAFVLALDIPSGLSGLTGNPSGSTVIASMTVTFEAAKLGLCLPQASEYVGELVVRKIGIPRAVQEAHPPAQHLMTPGLALMLPGLDPSMHKGAAGRLLIAGGSPGLTGAPLLAAMGALRAGAGLVTVACPRGIEPTLKSGNPDVMTMPLGEGDHWNADMGRILKERLGQFDAIVLGPGLGRDEGAKAFLAALGTELPPCVWDADALYWLAADPRPIQNAVATPHPGEAARLLGVSIEEVERDRMASVRKLAELTGAAVVLKGPASAVCQGGEQGGQVFVSPFAEPNLAVGGSGDVLAGVAGSLLARDLSPLLAACLGVYWHGLAGRLVSGDFPYRGNLASEIVQALPRALTEWLEAES, from the coding sequence GTGATCGACACCCTGCTCTTCTCTCCACTGCTCACCCCGGCGGAAATGAACGCCTGGGACAAGGCTGCCGCGCACATGGGCCTGGCTACGGCCATGCTCATGGAGAACGCCAGCCGCGAGGCCCTGCACGCCCTGGAAGACAAGCTCGGGGACCTGCGCGGCAAGACCGTCCTGTGTTTCGCCGGCCCCGGCAACAACGGCGGCGACGCCGTGGCCCTGGCTCGGCACCTGCACGACGCCGGGGCTGAGGTGACGCTCCTGCTCACCCGCCCGGCCAAGAACTTCGCCGGGGCTCCAGGCTTCCACCTGCGCCTGGCCAAACGGGCGGGCGTGGCCGTGCGCCAGATCGGACGCGGGAAAACCGCCCCCGGGGCCGATGCGTCCGGTTCGGTTCAGGCGGCGCTGCCCGGCCTCGGGATGGACGCGTTCGGCGGTGCGGCTCCGGACATCGTGGTGGACGGCCTGTTAGGGACCGGGCTCGCGGGCGAGCCGCGCCCCGAATACGCCGCCCTCATCGACATGGTGAACCGCCTGGGCGAGCGCGCCTTCGTGCTGGCCCTGGACATCCCCTCCGGGCTTTCCGGGCTCACCGGCAATCCGTCAGGATCCACAGTGATCGCAAGCATGACCGTCACCTTCGAGGCCGCCAAGCTGGGCCTGTGCCTGCCCCAGGCCTCGGAATACGTGGGCGAGCTCGTGGTGCGCAAGATCGGCATCCCGCGCGCCGTGCAGGAGGCCCATCCCCCGGCCCAGCACCTGATGACCCCGGGACTGGCGCTCATGCTGCCCGGGCTCGATCCGTCCATGCACAAGGGCGCGGCGGGAAGGCTGCTGATCGCGGGAGGCTCCCCAGGGCTCACCGGCGCTCCGCTTCTGGCCGCCATGGGGGCGCTGCGGGCCGGTGCGGGCCTGGTAACCGTTGCCTGCCCCCGGGGCATCGAGCCCACGCTCAAGTCCGGCAACCCGGACGTCATGACCATGCCGCTGGGCGAAGGCGACCACTGGAACGCGGACATGGGCCGCATCCTGAAAGAGCGCCTGGGCCAGTTCGACGCCATTGTCCTGGGGCCTGGCCTTGGGCGCGACGAGGGCGCGAAAGCCTTCCTTGCCGCCTTGGGCACGGAGCTTCCGCCCTGCGTGTGGGACGCCGACGCCCTGTACTGGCTGGCCGCCGATCCCCGGCCGATTCAGAACGCCGTGGCCACGCCCCATCCCGGCGAGGCGGCCCGGCTGCTGGGCGTCTCCATCGAAGAGGTGGAGCGCGACCGCATGGCCTCGGTCCGCAAGCTGGCGGAGCTCACGGGAGCCGCCGTGGTCCTCAAGGGGCCCGCCTCGGCCGTCTGCCAGGGTGGTGAACAGGGGGGACAGGTGTTCGTCTCGCCCTTCGCCGAGCCCAACTTGGCCGTGGGCGGTTCCGGCGACGTGCTGGCCGGTGTCGCCGGAAGCCTTTTGGCTCGTGATCTTTCCCCGCTGCTGGCCGCCTGCCTGGGGGTGTATTGGCACGGACTCGCCGGACGACTGGTGTCCGGCGATTTCCCCTACCGGGGAAATCTGGCCTCCGAGATCGTCCAGGCCCTGCCCCGCGCCCTTACGGAGTGGCTCGAAGCCGAAAGCTGA
- a CDS encoding holo-[acyl-carrier-protein] synthase: MIVGLGMDVTELDRIAKVYERHGERFLEKILTPAERAAMPAKAVPFLAARFAAKEAGAKALGTGFRGGVWYKEIEVTADALGKPRVLFHGHARERAMSLGVTHTHVSLTHGRDVAAAVVVLEAP; encoded by the coding sequence ATGATAGTCGGCCTGGGCATGGACGTGACCGAACTGGACCGCATCGCCAAGGTGTACGAGCGCCACGGCGAGCGCTTCCTCGAAAAGATATTGACCCCGGCGGAGCGCGCGGCCATGCCCGCCAAGGCCGTGCCCTTCCTGGCGGCTCGTTTCGCGGCCAAGGAGGCCGGGGCCAAGGCCCTGGGCACGGGATTTCGCGGCGGCGTATGGTATAAGGAAATAGAGGTGACCGCCGACGCCCTGGGCAAGCCGCGCGTGCTCTTCCACGGCCACGCCCGCGAGCGGGCCATGTCCCTTGGCGTGACGCACACGCATGTCAGCCTGACCCACGGCCGCGACGTTGCCGCCGCCGTGGTGGTGCTGGAGGCCCCGTGA
- a CDS encoding pyridoxine 5'-phosphate synthase, with product MPILAVNVDHVATLRQARLGREPEPVTAAHLAEMAGARAIIVHLREDRRHIQDRDVALLRQMLKTRLHLEMAATPEMHRLALGIKPDMVCLVPEKRQELTTEGGLNCVGREEELAKFLAPLHDTGIGSSLFIDADPDQIRAAKDAGAQYIEIHTGAYADAPTPKDQQRELAKVVEGIRLGRELGLKVNLGHGLNYDNVWAFAKVPGVSEYSIGHSIISRAVLTGITEAVEKMAGIIRGFVD from the coding sequence ATGCCCATATTGGCCGTCAACGTTGATCACGTCGCCACGCTGCGCCAGGCCAGGCTCGGTCGGGAACCTGAACCGGTCACGGCCGCGCACCTGGCCGAGATGGCCGGAGCCCGGGCCATCATCGTCCACCTGCGCGAGGACCGCCGCCACATCCAGGACCGCGACGTGGCGCTTCTGCGCCAGATGCTCAAGACCCGGCTGCACCTGGAGATGGCCGCCACCCCCGAGATGCACCGCCTGGCCCTGGGGATAAAGCCGGACATGGTCTGCCTGGTGCCGGAAAAGCGCCAGGAGCTGACCACCGAGGGCGGGCTCAACTGCGTGGGGCGCGAGGAGGAGCTGGCGAAGTTCCTGGCCCCGCTGCACGATACGGGCATCGGCTCGAGCCTGTTCATCGACGCGGACCCGGACCAGATCAGGGCCGCCAAAGACGCCGGGGCGCAGTACATCGAGATACACACCGGGGCCTATGCCGACGCGCCTACCCCCAAGGACCAACAGCGCGAGCTGGCCAAAGTGGTCGAAGGCATCCGCCTGGGGCGCGAGCTAGGGCTCAAGGTGAACTTGGGCCACGGGCTCAACTACGACAACGTCTGGGCCTTCGCCAAGGTGCCGGGCGTGAGCGAGTATTCCATCGGCCACAGCATCATCTCGCGCGCGGTGCTCACAGGCATCACCGAAGCGGTGGAGAAGATGGCCGGGATCATCCGGGGATTCGTGGACTAA